A portion of the Gigantopelta aegis isolate Gae_Host chromosome 10, Gae_host_genome, whole genome shotgun sequence genome contains these proteins:
- the LOC121382889 gene encoding uncharacterized protein LOC121382889, with the protein MEFRSNFTLHFRFKLDVLKTGDSQRIALIDNSDCDKEATFGIAVLTSSDRTGSVHGGFRLKNGEAVTINSPDISLATWHEVVLLKFGMRAELRVDGKIYPIIGDLASDIARVDCSMTIGKGTGLVNFVGYIDEVKFYKCVPDEFLN; encoded by the exons ATGGAGTTCCGGTCGAATTTCACTCTACACTTCCGGTTTAAATTGGACGTTTTGAAAACGGGGGATTCTCAAAGGATAGCGTTGATAGACAACAGCGACTGTGATAAAGAGGCCACATTTGGGATCGCTGTGCTCACGAGCTCGGATCGAACCGGTTCCGTTCATGGAGGATTCCGATTGAAGAACGGAGAAGCAGTGACGATTAATTCGCCAGACATT tcGTTGGCTACATGGCATGAAGTGGTTTTGCTAAAATTTGGAATGCGAGCTGAATTAAGAGTTGACGGGAAAATATATCCGATTATTGGAG ATTTAGCTTCCGATATAGCCAGAGTGGACTGTTCTATGACTATAGGCAAAGGAACCGGGCTTGTCAACTTCGTGGGCTATATAGATGAG GTCAAGTTTTACAAATGCGTCCCTGACGAATTCCTGAACTGA